From Daphnia magna isolate NIES linkage group LG2, ASM2063170v1.1, whole genome shotgun sequence:
CaatttgaaccataaatgaagGGTTTGAAATAAGTGTTTTACACCACACCAGATCCACACCAAAAAACTCCACTAGGGAGTGACATTTGAGTGGCAGAAATCTATAAAGAAATAATGATTACAATAATTAAATACAATAATACACAATAATAACTTACTGAGGTGTTCTCTTTCATTAACATCTCCTTCgataaaagaaatgcaggATGTTGGTGTAACACTTGTTGGTTCTTCTACTAAATTGGATGtgcttgttgttgctgaaatACATGTACAACAAATCATTATAATGACTGAATAAACCACAAATTAGATATGATAAATAAATACCAAGAGATTTCAGTAATGGAAATATGTGGGGAATGACATTTTTgttcatcaaaatttttttgtggcgTCCACTTTTGTACTCTGCCAGGTTTTTGCAATCAACTTCCATCTGATATTTTAGAAAACAATAATCTAGTTATTACGATTTACATTGATAACTTTTGTATAAACTTACATTGAAATGGTCTTCACAAACGTATACATGACTGTTCTTAATTTCAGCTGGATTACGTCCACAGGCATTAAGCcaagttatttttttctgcAGGGGCTGGCACACTAATGAAAATCTTGTTAGTTGAATCACTTACGTTAGGGCAGAACTTTGCTACACATAGCTTTTTCTTAGACATTTTCTAATTCAGATTTCACAGACACAGTGACCTGACAGTGACAGTGCAATAGGAAAACCAAGCCAGACCAAGCTGTCAATAGGAATTAGGAAAGCCAATAGGAAAGCCAAGCTGCCAATCACGTGATCTTTTCCTATTGGTTTTGAATTGGACCCAATCAATTTCACGGCTAATGTTTTCAAGTCACGTGACTTTAGGCCCCTCCTCGTTTTTTGAGGAAAGTCACGTGATCGAAATTTTAAAGCTAAATAACttctaaaataaatttttccgAGAGACAcattaaatttgaaatatttttttttttttcctcttaaTTTTAGTATAAgtcattctttttttgaatttcatcgGTCCTGACCCTATTGGGatgatgatgtttatttaaatttgacaccaattacatttcaaaacacagcggcaaaaacaaaagggaaaagataacagacggagggaggaagactgactcactgactcctcgctggtcgactggtgactctccctgctggtgaagtttgtccgtcttttatacggcaacgcagagagtcgaatttaaagtcaaacgaggtcaggcgtgttcaaaaatataaggtcggcggaagaaggctgactttaccgttagagtaataaaagtagaaagtcggtcattcggggcaacaaatttggggtcaaaacagggcaataaaagcaacgcgttaaattttaccgtttgaattttgatttggtcggcggatcctTACATGGGTCCCCGCCAAAATAGATTGCGTCTTGCGATCTCTTTTCTCAACATAGTAAAACATGCAGttcaagagaagaaaaagtaagCCAGGAATATTCGAGGAGCTTTATCGCGTTGGTGGCTTTCTCAGATGGaatgagaaattttttttatttggaatcaaATACAGCGAAGGAGAAAAGATACAGCATTAAACGAGTAGTGACGCGGACGTCTGGGAGCGCGGAGCTCAGTGTGTCGTGTTCCGTTGAAGGAAATACGTACGCCTTTGAGCACGGAGCTCGATAAAAAATAATCTGAAGTAAAGTGTCTAAGCCTAGACGGTCTTTTGAAATCAGATTTtacaacagcaaaacaaagaatatgaagAAAGGGTGCTGACGCAGACGTCTACGAGCGCGGAGCTCAGTGTGGCGCATTCCGTCGAAGGAATTTTTACGCCTTCGAGCGCGGAGCTCGATAAAACAAATCTGAAGCCAAAGTGTCTAAGCCTAGACAGTCTTTACGAATCAGattaaaaacagcaaaataatgaatatgaaaaaatgagTAGTGACGCGGACGTCTGGGAGCGCGGAGCTCAATGTGGCGTGTTCCGTCGAAGGAAATATGTAACGCCCTCGAGCCCGGAGCCCGGTACAGATACAATTGCCTCTGCAAGAGGTGTGCCTAAACCTAGAACACAGCTTCGGAAACAGATGTGTCAATAAGAGAAGAAGCGAGATATAACCTCAATAAAACTTCAGctgttccaaaataaaaaaaaagataaagcaTGGTTTGCATGAGAATGTCCTCTTTGGTTAAGTGGAGGTATAGAGGGGGGAATAGAAGTgaagttgattttcttttgccgtAGTCTATATAAATCTGGAGGTGTCAAATTCAAAGGGGAACTAGTTTTAGGTGGAAAAACTATGTAAGAGAAGGGGGGTCTAAGATAGTTAAGAAATAAATTGGATCGGTTTCGAATTgtaatgttgaatttccaatgtCGGTTTGGTCGGGTTTTCGCGTGGTCTAGGTGATGAGGGCTTAGGCGGCTGGGCAGACAAGCACGCACCGTCTTTGCGCAAAAAGCAACGGCTCTTTCGTGCAACCTCTGCTTCGTTTCTTAATTTTGGCCGTTGGCCATGGGCGATCAAAGACTCTGAAGGTTTCGGCTTGGTGTACGGCGTTTGAAGCGCGTTGATCGTCGCCTGTTGTCAAGTGGGCATCGTGTAGGATCGAGTGTAAGAGCTCCAACTGGTCCAGATGTTTCAGCCCGGGTTGGTCTTCGTGGTCACAAAGGTGGTCGGAAGTCACAGCGATTTTTGGTTCCTTTGATTCCTCACTTGCCGACGTGGTAACAGCTGTGTTTTCGCAAGTTGGTTCAGGAAGAGGGATGGAAAAATGCAACTTACAGTCGTTTGATGTTCCAACACTGATGCTCGTATGACAGATTCATCCACGAATATGCTGTTTCCATTTTGGTGTTTTTCCTTGTCTTCGTGTTTTTCCGGGTGGGAAGAGACTTTCTTAATGGTGACTCGGCTTACGACAATAGCAGCGGAAAAAACAGGTCgagatattttaatttttattgttttacttacaaatttttttagttacttgaatttctccaaccacaatgcctttattttcttctttaatggtttttctttgatgtcagtgaaagaatatttttcttcaatttgtgCCATCATCGGCGAAGAACTGCTGTAGTAGAGTTTTGGTAACGCGTCCGTAACGGCCAAGACTTCGGTCGGCGGGTTCGTCCTCGCTGCCATCAGATGAAACAATTggggtgatgatgtttatttaaatttgacaccaattacatttcaaaacacagcggcaaaaacaaaagggaaaagataacagacggagggaggaagactgactcactgactcctcgctggtcgactggtgactctccctgctggtgaagtttgtccgtcttttatatGGCAacgcagagagtcgaatttaaagtcaaacgaggtcaggcgtgttcaaaaatataaggtcggtggaagaaggctgactttaccgttagagtaataaaagtagaaagtcggtcattcggggcaacaaatttggggtcaaaacagggcaataaaagcaacgcgttaaattttaccgtttgaattttgatttggtcggcggatcctTACATTATGTACCGTTAAGGAAAACAATTGTAACGTGTGCGATTTGCCTAGGAAACAAAGGATTAGACAGCAATAAGTGCAATCCCTAAGACGTCAGATACTGAATCTTTTGATCAGATGGACTTAAACGCAAGTGTTGGTGGAAATACTAGGTCTGACAATATCAAACAATGTTTTGTTGGTCGGTGTCTTTTGAAGATAATTAATTGAAGTATTTCCCTTTAGGCTACTGTTGGCAACTAGTTAATTGTACTAccatatatttcttttttggtttggACTGTTTTTTACTAGCACCAGTGACAAAAAACTTGAGCTGCCACCTGAATTTTTCGAGTTTCTAGGAGATGCAGAGGGAAAGAATGCAAGTTTTTACAGGTGCCTACTAGAAGGCTGTAAAATGAAAGTAAAGAAAGACGGCACCCACAAACCACTAGTCGTCTATTACAATACTAGATGTAACTCCAAAAGACACTATTTGGTAATTATAGTTATTTTAATATTAGATTTGCGATATTGTTGGTATCTTTAATTCATTTGTAGTCTCACGATCCCAAAAATTCGCTTGGCTATAAGGAAAAGTGGGAAGCAGcagttgaaaaattaaaagaggGCTCCGATATATACTACGAGTATAATTTGTAGTCCATCTGCCAAACGAATTGCCACGCAAGCAGACTTAGATGACTGGGTTATGGTAATAtcttcattaatttaaaaccACATTAAGTTGttaacttacttttttttctctgacAGAATTTCTTGATCGAAGATATCTTGCCCATGCAAGTGGTTGAGAAAGTTGGTTTTAAAACCCTGGTTTCCAGTTTAGCGCCGCACTTAAAGTTACGGGGGCGAACAATCTTTACGAGTATGATGgaaaataaatatgaaaaaaggaaactgcAACTGAAAACTGCGTTGTCCCTTTGCACTGACGCAGCTACTACTGTTGATGCGTGGACGTGTAGGAGAAGGTCTTATCTTGGAGAGACAATACATTGGTATAGCACTGACAGCTTAGAGAGGAAAAGCGCTTGCCTTGCCACTCGCCGTATTGTTGGACGTCATAcatttgacattttgtccaaacTTATTGAGACCATTCACAACGAATACCAAGTGAAGGATAAGTTACGTGGCTCGACAACGGATAATGGATCTAACTTCATTAAGTGCTTCCGTGAAAAAGGGGCCACATATACACTTCCAGACTACGATTCCTTTactcaagaagaagaagatgaataTCTTGGGATTGAATCTGCCATTGAGGAGATGGTTTACTTAGAAATCGGAGAGATCCTAGACGATCCTATGCTTGACACTGCAGTACCTTTTTCTAAAAAGGTCACTCTTCCCGTTCACCGACGGTGCGCTTGTCATCTCTTGAGCCTGGTGTCAAAGGTTGATGTGCAAAAAACTCAAGAATACATGTTCCAGCAACTCAGGACAAGTGCACTTGAAAAGCTCCAGAAACTTTGGAATAAGCAAAATTCAAGTTGCTTAAATtcagaaacaattttctaTCACTTGGGTAGACAATTAATTCTGAAAAACGACACCCGTTGGAATTCTGAATATTCTGCCATCTGTTGTTTTGTTCGACTAATAAGGAAAAAAGCTCGTGGGATGAAGAAACTGTTTGAAGACTTTGGCATTACTCCGATCACTCCTAATGAAGAACAATTTCTTAAAGAATATGTTTCGGTGATGAAGTCAGTCGCAGAAGCCCTTGACATTCTTCAACCTGACAAAAATGTCGGAAtgcgttttcttttgcaaCTCTTTCTGTGTTAAAAACCAATTTAAAATTGCTTAGGGACGATGTATCCATTATCCACTGTCAACCTTTATTAACAAGTCTTTTGGATGCCTTTCACTtaaggtttttttatttatttatttaactGCTATCTATTCAAATAACGatctatttttattctattaGGTTTGATAAGATGTTTTCAGATAATGAGTTGAGACTGGCTACTATTTCCAATCAGATGTTAAAGCTGTCATGGTTGGAGAGTGAGGATGACATAAGACGCGCAAAATCTTTCtttaaatgtgaataccaACGATTGCAAGGCGCAACGGAGATGTCCGATTCCTAAGTTATTAtagttttcaaaatttcaaaacgaaAGTAAATCTCGGTTTGCATTTTTGTAACAGCTCAGATGAAAGCAGTGATAGGACATCATCTTCTCGTTCAGACCCTAGTCCACAAAAAAcgagcaaagaaaaacttttgatgttgtttttaaaatgaggCGCGATATAGCTTAGAAAAGGCAGCGTGATATTTGGGTTGAAAATGAAACCTACACCCTTTTGGAAAACTTCATTATCTACAAGGTAACGTGTTAATCATTGTTGTGCAACAGGAAACAAGACTATTAATTATGTTTATTTTATATGTAGGGTATTTTGAATGGAGCATATTCTTCATCTGTAACCAAAGAACGAAAAAATTCGATTTGGAGAGAAATAACTGCAACTGTTCATAATGAACACCCAGATTGTACGGAGAAGACCAAGGAACAAGTggaaaaaaagtggaaaaacTTTATCGCTGCAGCCAGAGTTGCAATAAGGAACTACAACAACGGGCTTACTGAGACTGGTTAACCTTTGCTATAAATATTTTAGTTGTATTATGTTCACCGTAAAATTTTTGTCATCTGGTGGCCCTTTGGATGAGGGTGGAATATTGAGACCTATCTACTAGAAGTATTACGAAGAAGTTTTAGGGTTGGACAATCCTATTCTGcattaatttttgtgtgatAAAACCTGTGATGAATTCTATAGAAGGTCGATCGAACCTAAAAGTCGCAATTAATTTGTCAGCAGAAAAATAACTTAGAATATCTTTCCTTGTACGATAAAATGGAATAAGACGACGCTTTTTGGCTCGGCAATTTTCGGCTCGCAATTCATTATCACTCCCCGTAGATAAATCGTCAAAATTATCAGTTAAATTACCCATATCCTCTAAGAATTCATCAATGACGTCATTGCAATAATCGGCCATTGTGTAAACAAACGCAACGCCACTGCCTATTCTCACCGCTACTTATAGAACTTAAGCCCGTAAGTCAGTTTCAAGGCACCTAAAAGGTACCTTGAGATTCGAGAGACTTAACTTAGTTTTAATGCTCGACTTTTGAGTTTTCAAGTCCAAGTTTCTTActtgaattgaaattttttggttcGGAATTCAACTTCGGTTAAagtctgaaaattttttcaagtcaagtagGAAAAACGCCTAAGTCAAGTCCAAGTCAAGTCTAAGTCGACGTTCGGAATACGACCCCTGAGGTGTAATATTAACACACATAGTTTATTGTGCAGTAATTTACTTAGGAGAAAATTCACTCTAAAAATTCCCTTTGAAAAGGGAGAGGAAAAGTGGTGTGGTTGAAACAACATGGCGAGTTACTACCTTATCGAACTACAAGAATTCTGCTATCCACACCCTTCAAtaggtagggctcggccccgatcacattctaatcggggacaccgctgaGCTTCaccaataaaaatgaatcggggaagttcggtgcggggatttcttttttcggtgcggagcggtgctataatcggtgctgcaccgatagcaccgcttcagccaatGTGGGTTAGtgttaccagtgaccttgcgttctgatagaCCAACGAgaacgtgactagggtcacattttgttcttgttggccgcaggacAACTGCCAATTTCGATCACtgttcattgataatcggggaaggccccgatcaccgatatcaccgcaccttCACTGAAATCATCGCACCGATAAAGATCATCCCGCACCCAATCGACTAAAAAATTcaccgattggcgcggggtcGAGCGCTAGcaatagagttggctaacgtccgaagttgccagttcgatgaaattgtgaaaaaaaaatggacacgaactagtaacagttcttgcatggcggcttacggagtttcgcccgttgtagttttagttttaattttttccattgaaattatcttccaTTCCATTCATAAAGGTATGTAGAAAAACTAGTTAaatgtgaaatagattgcccattataattaattaattaattattataacGAAGGGCAcagtttttcgataacaacggCTTCCACTACCCACATttgttgtggaataaaaaatgggCCATCTATTTCACATTTAACTAGTTTTTCTACATACTGTCGTTTGTCTTATTCATCAAGTCCCTGTGCATAGTCACTTAATTCACAGATTGTTATTATGGGCTCCCTTATCAGtccgccagtttcctctacaacatccatttgtctgctacagaaagtaaacacgtctacaaaaaaattaatattaaataaagtacagtctatagaccaagatcggatgctgagttgccaaggctgaattccgacctggggtatttttcctctcgggccctataggagggaaatgaaaaataatatatttaattaagttgtagttagttttattacaaaatcttttggaatcgtgtactatacctctgtgctgatataatacaaaaaattttatctccaaaaaagctgttatttttccaggaaactttttgaaaggtacttgtttacctttccacaacaccccctccccgtattacaactgtagaacaagaagcagacgtttttctaagtaaatttctttttccttatgaataaatcctttagcataatcagataacttaaaaagactaattgtgtcaaataactcattactgacatcacaaactacactactcatgacataaaaaacgaaaacagtttgacactacagtcactagtcacagtcaatcactcgtctgctacggtacattgtaaacaagtacctttcaaaaagttcctggaaaaataacagcttttttggagataaaattttgtgtattatatcagcacagaggtatagtacacgattccaaaagattttgtaataaaactaactacaacttaattaaatatattatttttcatttccctcctataaggcccgagaggaaaaataccccaggtcggaattcagccttggcaactcagcatctgatcttggtctatatcgaggtcaaataaaaattacaagattacctgataacgaaggaatttcgtaatccaattatgaatggaacggaagataatttcaatggaaaaaattaaaactaaaactacaacgggcgaaactccgtaagctgCCATGCAAgaaccagagtaatagaatactggtgtagccacggccatgttaactcccccctctcggattttttcccaaaagttgttgccaatttcgcgtatcgattgtgagaaaatgaggcaagatatcgatttaagtgtcctataaccgtaactgccacctatgaattgagttttaagggttgttattgttataacaacccatatgtttatacatacattttttcacactaatcaATTAAgcctctttttgtttactttttgaagtacagacgacgaaaatgagcgaaaacatagcgaaaacgtaatacatcacaagttcacaacacagccgctgtggcgctttcgttatgggacagaaagacattcaggccaaaaaggcaatgggagggcccgccataagcgtggctacaccagtattctattactctgcaagaactgttactagttcgtgcccattttttttcacaatttcatcgaactggcaacttcggacgttagccaactctatagtTCTCTTatgggaaaaaaatatttttgaaaatattaacTCAATATACTAAATTATTCAGTTTAAGAATTTGCTACGCTAGATGTAAgttatgaaaaaaacaaatacctTCTCGTGTCGTTCTTTGTGATTTCTGGAAATGTTACTGTTTGACAGCAACGATTCTTAACCGTCCTTATTTAAtgtatagagcagtaaaacatcctgcgttgcgcgtttttcacaaatgcgaaaatctcatttgtgtccaagttggtctgctgcggctgcagcgtcttatggagaaaccatcttctgcacgttaaaaattaagttttcttaactataatttagatttcccccttttcttcctagaagtgggtaccctattcttcttttcatttcccaatttttttctagctccagttctatctactttatttttattttatttttgtttgtaagttgctcgtctcttttagccgaagaatttcgtttgcttccagaaattcgtctgctacaaggggatgaacaacaaaccattcacaaacaatagctaaataaaaataaaccagatcgaactagggctagaaaaaaaaaattgggaaatgaaaaaatgaatagggtacccactgctaggaagaaaaggggggaaatcttaattatatttatgaaaacttattttttaacatgaagaagttggtttctccataagaagACCGCTGCgcaccaacttggacacaaatgagattttcgcatttgtggagaatgtgcaacgtaggatgttttactgctctatttgGTGCACATTTCatacatttaaacaaaaaatttatatatttggAAGCTGGAAAAGATATTCCAAATATGTTTCACAAAAATGATTGTAAAAAGATTTGATGAAACATCGaacaaacaaatcattttcaaaagatttgatcgcgatcatgataaaaaaaatatcgtttctGTTCTTTTGCccatagaccaagatcggatgctgagttgccaaggctgaattccgacctgcggtatttgtcctctcgggccctataggagggaaatgaaaaataatatatttaattaagttatagttagttttattacaaaatcttttggaatcgtgtacaatacctctgtgctgatataatacaaaaaattttatctccaaaaaagctgttatttttccaggaaactttttgaaagatacttgtttacctttccacaacaccccccccccctccccgtattacaactgtagaacaagaagcagacgtttttctaagtaaatttctttttccttatgaataagtcctttagcataatcagataacttaaaaagactaattgtgtcaaataactcattaccgacgtcacaaactacactactcatgacgtaaaaaacgaaaacagtttgacactacagtcactagtcacagtaaatcactttacgtctgctacggtacattgtaaacaagtacctttcaaaaagttttctggaaaaataacagcttttttggagataaaattttttgtattatatcagcacagaggtatagtacacgattccaaaagattttgtaataaaactaactacaacttaattaaatatattatttttcatttccctcctatagggcccgagaggacaaataccgcaggtcggaattcagccttggcaactcagcatccgatcttggtctatggCCTTCCCcaacttgatctcggtcgtcggggcgaaccctaccgGCTTTTTGGGGGACAATAGAAAGtggtagggttcgccccgacgacCGTAGGCACGGTAGCGCTCGTGGTGGCGAAGGGCTACAACACATTATAAACACGAATAGGCTACATGCAGTCTGCAATGGATTAATTTTGTTggttatcttttcttttcagtatTCTTTTATGTAGTTGTAGTTTTAGATTAGAATCTTacattttcattattattacaatGACAAGTGTGCCATCTGAGGAAGAAACGGGAAATCCCATCGATGATGTAGCCGAAACAGAAAAGTTTGAGTTTGGGAAAGGATACGATTTAACTTATTTTAAAGATATTAGGGTATGTTTTTAAGATGTATATGCTTATAAGTTacttaatttaattcttttcttatagGAGAAATAtcgaggaaaaagaaaggcaagaagaagaactgcACAAGGCCTTGTTGAAATTCCCAGTTATCCAACCCGCCCAGCCCTTTGGTTGGATTTTAAAAAGTCCAAAGGAACCTGCAGCTCCAGACGTACATCCATTCACAGCATTGTAAGTATAAAGCTACCATATTTCTGACACATATTAACACTTCACAATTTTAAAGCAATCTAAAACAGCCTTCGAAAATGGAATGGACCATTTTACGCTGTCTGCATCCCAAAATGTACAGGAATGGTCCACTGACGTCAGTGGGTATGGGAATCTTGCAGGTGAGTTAATGAAAACACCAGAATGTCATGCTGCAGTAGTCGCTTGGACTGCGTTGGTTAAAAAATACCAATGTTAGTAGTTTAGATAAGTAACATGTTTTGTTCATTAGACTTTTAATTACCTGTATATTCTATAGTGAAAAGGGAAACAGATTCAGGCTGATGTTGAATCCGACTTTTTGGATGAAGACACGTTCGCCTACGACATTGAAAATGGCATCGAAGACCTTCTATTAGATAATATTCAAGAAGATGGTGATGAGGAAAATGAAGCATACGAAGAAGATAGCGAAGAGGAGACTGCTGATTACCAGGATTACAGCGACGAAGAGACAAACGATTATCAAGACTACGCTGACGAGGACAATGAAGGAAACAATTAATATCGATCGTTTAAAACTCTCTTATATATAGTTATGCTAATCCTGTAATTAGGGCTACTTTTGAAATGGAGCTATTGATGAAagggaataaaagtataattATGaggtttttgatttgtttcatTAACATTATTCGTCATCCTTATAGGCCTATCCGAGTGcgcgtgaaaataaaattatttcgcAGTTAATTATACATGCCTATGTTGATATCAGACTTAATCTGACATGATATTACGATTCAGCGTCAAAAGTTGAGTTAGAggtgtaatttttattaatgTTAGTGGTTCAGCCGCATAGTAGCgtgcgtgaaaataaaaattcgttcACGGTTAATTACACAAACGTGTGTTCATTTAAGGCTTATTCTGATCTGATATTCCGATTCAGCGTCAAAAGTTGAGTTAGAggtgtaattttcattcattttggtAGTAGCCTGCGGGATTTAGTTTTTAGCGATCAAATTTTTTACTGAAAAAAGTCCGC
This genomic window contains:
- the LOC123470249 gene encoding uncharacterized protein LOC123470249 isoform X2; this encodes MTSVPSEEETGNPIDDVAETEKFEFGKGYDLTYFKDIREKYRGKRKARRRTAQGLVEIPSYPTRPALWLDFKKSKGTCSSRRTSIHSIQSKTAFENGMDHFTLSASQNVQEWSTDVSGYGNLAVKRETDSG
- the LOC123470249 gene encoding uncharacterized protein LOC123470249 isoform X1: MTSVPSEEETGNPIDDVAETEKFEFGKGYDLTYFKDIREKYRGKRKARRRTAQGLVEIPSYPTRPALWLDFKKSKGTCSSRRTSIHSIQSKTAFENGMDHFTLSASQNVQEWSTDVSGYGNLAGELMKTPECHAAVVAWTALVKKYQLKRETDSG
- the LOC123470249 gene encoding uncharacterized protein LOC123470249 isoform X3 codes for the protein MTSVPSEEETGNPIDDVAETEKFEFGKGYDLTYFKDIREKYRGKRKARRRTAQGLVEIPSYPTRPALWLDFKKSKGTCSSRRTSIHSIPSKMEWTILRCLHPKMYRNGPLTSVGMGILQ